One genomic region from Williamwhitmania sp. encodes:
- a CDS encoding TraB/GumN family protein, with amino-acid sequence MKTNIMKMVGKMGLTTLLLAPYLITFGQEEVHSSLLWRISGNGLKHASFLFGTIHALPQERFFLPDSLKSKLAECQKLVLEIDMDDPTMMGKLQQGMLMPDSSIEQILSPSDYEIVEKFFADSLNIPISAVSKVKPLMLSSFMLPKLIGQNPASYEGMLVGLATDLGMEVLGLETVQEQLSYIDKIPLAQQAQMLVEGITDYDKSKHEYDMLLKAYESQDVEKIYTYMLETSNDFKNFDELLLKERNRNWVPQMVKMAADYPCFFAVGAGHLGGNEGVIALLRIAGYDVEPVR; translated from the coding sequence ATGAAAACTAATATAATGAAAATGGTTGGAAAGATGGGGCTAACAACACTTCTTTTAGCACCGTATCTTATCACGTTTGGACAGGAGGAGGTGCATTCATCGCTGCTCTGGCGAATTAGTGGAAATGGATTGAAACATGCATCCTTTCTCTTTGGAACCATTCACGCCCTCCCTCAGGAAAGATTTTTTCTGCCCGATTCGCTTAAAAGTAAGCTGGCCGAGTGTCAGAAACTAGTACTCGAAATTGACATGGACGACCCTACTATGATGGGAAAGTTACAGCAAGGAATGTTGATGCCTGACAGCAGCATTGAGCAAATTTTATCACCATCGGACTACGAAATTGTGGAAAAGTTTTTCGCTGATTCACTTAACATACCAATAAGTGCTGTTTCGAAGGTTAAGCCGCTCATGCTCTCCTCATTTATGCTCCCAAAATTAATTGGCCAGAATCCAGCATCGTATGAGGGGATGCTGGTAGGGTTGGCTACCGACTTGGGCATGGAAGTTTTGGGGTTAGAAACCGTTCAGGAGCAACTTAGCTACATCGATAAAATACCACTGGCTCAACAGGCACAGATGCTGGTAGAGGGGATAACCGATTATGATAAATCGAAGCACGAGTACGACATGTTGCTGAAGGCATACGAGAGTCAGGATGTTGAGAAGATATACACCTATATGCTTGAAACCTCCAATGATTTTAAGAACTTTGATGAGTTATTGCTAAAGGAGAGAAATCGCAATTGGGTTCCGCAAATGGTCAAGATGGCTGCGGATTATCCTTGCTTTTTTGCTGTTGGGGCTGGACACCTCGGTGGCAACGAAGGAGTTATTGCGCTTCTTCGAATAGCGGGGTACGATGTGGAGCCTGTTAGGTGA